The Patescibacteria group bacterium DNA window GGGAGTTATCGGCAAAGAATTCGCCAGGCAGTTACAGTTGCTCGGACATCAGACGGAATCTTTCAATTCCAGCGATGATCGCGGCACGTTCCAGTCTCGGCTTATGGGGGTCGATGCTGTTGGTATTACTATCAACGCAAATGACAGAGGAGAGGCCGCGCTTTCCTATCTGCTCGAGGCAGTTGAGGCAGGGCTTCCGGTCGTCACGTCCGAAAAACGCTCTTCAGCCTATCATTTTGAAGCTATCCGGCTGTACGTCGGTCTTGATCTTGTCGGCTGTACTGCAACAGTTGGTGGCGGGAGCGAAATGCTTGAACTTTTTCGACGTCCACACGCGCCTTTTGTGCACATGACCGGCGTAGTAAACGGTACTTTAAATTTCCTTTTTTCAAGGGTACAGGAGGGTTTGGATCCGCAGAGGGCTTTGGAAGCGGCCCAGAGGATGCATTTGTGTGAGCGGGGAAAAGGTGGTTTGGTGGAAACGGTTAACGGGGAACGCCATGATGTCATGCTCAAACTCTGTAACCTATTCAACTTTTCGGGAGTATCCGAAGAGTGCCTCACGCCGGATGATCTGAATTACCCGATCTATAGCGAAGCTGAAATACTTCGTCTGCTTCGTCACCCAGATCGATACCGGTTTGTGGTTAAGATTTCCCAATACGAGATCCAGCGGCAGTCGCTCGAGATTCGCGGACGAAAAGGCCGATGGCATATTTGGGGAGGGTTTGTTCCGGCTCGCTCTGTAGATTTTCAACTGCCGTCTGGCGCTGACAACGTTCTTGTTTGCACTGACCATCACGGGGATGAGGTCATGGCGTTTGGAGAGGGTGCCGGCGCAGAACCTACAGCATCGGCGATGATAAAAGATTTTCTTAGACTGACCAAAAAAGCTCAGCTGCAGGCGTGTTCTTAGGAACACGCTTTTTTTACTATTTACAATATGAAACCTCATTCACCCATTCGCACGAATGTGTGAATGAGGCTTGCCGGTTATACGTTTAGTTAAAATTTAGCTAAAAATTAAAGAGTTTTTTTAATTTTTTCCGCCACGCTCTCTCGCTCTCCCGTTTTGTATTCTTTGCCGTTCCAGAGTTTAAATGAGTCAGTGCTCAGGCGCGGCATGACGTGGATATGGGCGTGAAAAACAATTTGGCCGGCGGCCTTGCCGTTGTTCATACCGATGTTGACGCCTTCCGCGCCGAGATTTTTTTGAATTGAGCCAGCGATTTTTTTTGCCACGATCATCATTTTGGAAACGACTTCATCCGGTGTGTCGTGAATACTTTCGTAGTGACGTTTCGGAATAACCAGCGCGTGCCCTGGGTTTATTGGTTTAATATCTAAAAAAGCTAAAACATCCGTATCCTCGTAAATTTTTGAAGAGGGAAGTTCACCGGAAATAATTTTGCAGAAAATACAATCCATAAGAAGAATAGTAAATTGAAAATAGGAAATAGTAAAGAATGGTAAATAGTGAATAAAAAAAGACCAAACGCAGAGGAAGCGTAAGATCTTAGAGGTGGCTCATGCCAAAAATTGGCAGAAATACACGGCACCATTGGTGTACTGTTCCATCCACTCCGGCAATTTTCAGCCGGTCGATGTCTGCATCTCCCTTCGGGTTTTGCTCAAAGGCAACACTGACGAAGTTGCGGCGTTCGTTGTGGAATGACGAAGTGATCGTTATCCAGGGGTTGATTTCGTTTTCCCGGCTTCGGGCATGCTGTTCGTGGCTTACCCTGAGCAGGGAGGAAACAAGCTCCGAGTAGGGCAATTCTTCAATCCCTAACTTCGGGAGGAGGATGTCTCGCCATTGTCCGACAGTGCCGGTGACGCCGCGGATACTCAGGCGCTTGGAAGGATCCTCCGTTCCAAACGGCTCACAAAAAATCCGTAGCACCATTCTGCAACCACAGCCGCATCGCACTCGGACATGTGGCCACGGGTTGTTTGGATAGGGGTGGTGCCTCTTAATGTAGAGCGGGGCCACAGCTCCATGGGTGTCCTCGATTCTTTCAATGCACGGCAGATCAAGTGTCGTCATGTTTCAAAAAGATTCTTTCTGTTGATTTTTTACGCTTTTTAAATTGTTTTGTCAAGGAATCGGGAAAAAGATCATGATACAATTTGCTACATGAAAAAATATTTGGTCAGAGAAAACAAAGGCACGACACTTCTTGATCATCTGCTTTTTCATCGTGGCGTCGTTTCTCCGGATTCTACTCAGGCTTTTTTAAATCCCGATTACTCAAAACACATTCACGATCCGTTTTTGATGAAGGGAATAGACGTAGCAGTTGGGCGAATTTTAGAAGCGGTAGAAAAAAAAGAAAAAATAATTATTTATAGTGATTATGATACTGATGGTATTCCGGCGGGTGTCATTTTGCACGATTTTTTTAAAAAAATCGGCTTTGCTAATTTCAGTAACTATATTCCGCATCGGCACAATGAAGGGTTTGGTTTAAACATAGAGGCGATTGAAGGGTTTGCGAAAGATGAGGCAAAAATTTTGATTACCCTTGATTGCGGTACCGGAGATTTTGATCAAGTGGCACGAGCCAATGAACTCGGGATCGATGTCATCATTGTTGATCACCATTTGCCTGTTGGGAAATTGCCCGAGGCTTTTGCCATTTTAAATCCTAAGCAACAAGGCTGTGAATATCCTGATAAAAATTTGTGCGGGGCGGGAGTAACTTTCAAGCTCATTCAGGCTCTTATAACGAAAATGACAGGAAGCCCCTCGACTTCGCTCGGGGCAACCGCGCTTACGCGCGGTTGGGAGAAATGGCTGTTGGATATGGTCGCCATCGCCACACTTTCCGATATGGTACCGCTTGTGGGAGAGAATCGTTTGTTTGCCTACTACGGCATGATGGTTTTGAAAAAATCCCCTCGAGCGGGTTTGGTGAAATTACTCTCTAAACTTAAAGTAAATCAAAAACATCTCACCGAAGAAGATGTTGGGTTTACGATTGGTCCGCGAATTAACGCCGCTTCTCGAATGGGTGTTCCCATGGATGCTTTTAAATTGCTTTCAACTACTGATGAGAGTGAAGCTGACGCTTTGGCTGACCACTTGAATGAAATAAATGATGAACGAAAAGGCACAGTGGCCGCGCTGGCGAAGGAAATTAAAAAAATTGTGCGTGAACGGTACCCTTCGAATTCCTCAGGGCAAGCTACTGAAAAATCTAATCAGGTGATGGTCATAGGAAATCCATTATGGAAGCCGGCACTTCTGGGTTTAGCCGCCAACACCTGCGCCAACGAATATCAGTGTCCGGTTTTTCTTTGGGGGCGTGACGGCGATGATGTGATCAAGGGTTCGTGTCGCTCAGCGGAAAAAGCTAATCTTGTTGAGCTCATGACGGGGGCGAGCGCTGGAACATTTTTGCAATTTGGTGGACACGCTTTTTCTGGCGGATTTAGTGTGGCCAACGATAAAATTCATACGTTAGAAGAGGAACTCAATCGAGCGTATGTCGCGGCTTCGTCGGCGGCCGACCTGGCCGCGACAACTCCTGTCGACTGGCAGTTTGCACTCGAAGACGTCAATTGGGATACCTATCGAACCATCGAAAAATTAGCGCCCTTTGGCACGGGAAATCCCAAACCACTTTTTATTTTCCGCGACGTCACACCGTCCGAAGTTAAACATTTTGGTAAAGAAAAAAATCATCTCGAACTGGTTTTCCACAATCAAGTTGGCAAAAAAATTTCAGCTATCACTTTTTTCAAAACATCGAGCGACTGGGGAAGAGAAGTTGTTGCCGGCAAGCTAGTAAGCCTTGTCGCAACTTTTGAAAAATCCATGTTCAAAAATTTCCCCGAGCTTCGGTTGAGGATTGTTGACATTGTTTGAAATCTACACTAGATTTCACTTCAGCACGCAGAAGGGATTATATGAAATTAAGAATCAAGGTTCAGGTTGGTCCGACAAGAATTGATACCTTTTCCAGAATGGCGGATATGTTGCTAGGCTACTCTGATAACATTCCTCCCTCCATCGAAGTCGGAAATGAGGGCGAGATTGTTGTGACTGTACAATCTCAGTATGAGCCCGGCGACGGTTCGGTGTTTTTTACCGAGAAGGGCCACGTAGCTGGTGCCATTGCTGGATTTTTGTTCGGCACCGGTGTCCAGGTTTTTGGTCGTTCTGTCGAGGAGATTGTCTGATCGTCTTTCGTTAGTCCGGAACTTCTCCGGGCTTTTTTCTTGCTCGCTTCAATTTGTTGACTTTATCCGGTGCAATGCATAGAGTGTCGCTAGTTTAGGGTTTTGTTTATGAAGATCATTATCACGCTAGAGATGGCCGTTTTTGTGCCATTCGATCAGACCACTTTGGGCAATCATTTGGAAGAACTCAAGTACCAGTACTCGCTCTCTTCTTCAAATGGAAGCTTCACTGTTGAAGTTCAAATGCACAACAGTGATCCCAACACGTACGAATTTGCTAAGGAACGCGGCTATGTCGAAGGCTTGGTCGAGGGCATTTTACGAGGGCGAGGTCGTGTCATTACTAAACAGCGAGTTCTTTGGGGGGTTGACCCTCTTTAATACTTCCTCTCCATGCCCGGGCTTTTACTGGGTTTTTTCTTTTCTGTTATAATCTCTTAATTATCCTACTTAAATCTTGAATCATGAATCTTGAATCTAAAATCACTATCTTCACCGACGGTTCTTCGCGAGGCAATCCAGGGCCGGGAGGGTTCGGCGCGATTGTCGTTTTTCCAAACGACAATCGCGAGATTCATGATTCAAGATTCATGATTCAAGAGGTTGGAGGCAGGGAAGCACACACCACTAACAACCGAATGGAATTACAAGCCGCAATTGCCGCGCTTTCTTTTGTTTCTACCCTAACCCCTAAACCCTATACCCTTCTGGTGTACTCCGACTCTTCCTACGTCATCAACGGCATTACGAAATGGGTTTTCGGTTGGCAGAAAAATGGTTGGATCACTGCAACTAAAAAAGAAGTGGAGAATCGAGATTTGTGGGAGAGGCTCGCGGAACTGACGCGGAACTACGCGGGACAAACGCGGAATAAGATTGAGTGGAAGCAGGTTGCGGGACATGTTGGTGTGGCCGGAAATGAAAGGTGTGATGTTATCGCAACTGAATTTGCTGATGGTAAAAACCCAACATTATACCAAGGTTCGCTTGCAGAATATCCAATTAAAGGTGTGCTGAATCTGTACGATATATCGTACAAAAAGCTCGAAACAAAAAAAATCTCGAGATCTCACCAAAAAGCTACAGCGTACTCCTATGTTAGTTTGGTAGACGGTACGGTTTTAGTTCACAAAACCTGGGCGGAGTGCGAAGCTCGGGTGAAAGGCAAAAAGGCCAAATATAAAAAGGTTTTGAGTTCGGAAGAAGAAAAAGATTTGGTTGATTTGTGGAGAAAAAATTAGAGAAGCTTTCAGCTGAAAGCTATAAGCTGATAGCTTTAAAACATTCTCACACGAATTCAAGATGGAGCAAAAGTAAAACTAAAATATGAAGAACAAAAATCTGACACCACTCCTCGGAAAAGTTTTACAAAAAATCGCCCCACGAATCGGCGCAAAGGTTTTCATGGAGCCACGCTGGAATATTGTCGGGCAAATTATTTTTAAAAGTGGCCGGAAAAGATATTTCAGATATTCAAGCCTTGATCTCAATTCACTCGGCGCCTCTGAAATTGCTAAAGATAAAGATTACGCCAACTTTTTTTTGAAAAAAATGGGCTACCCAATTGTGCCTGGCAGTAAAACTTTTTTTTCTGATCAATTTGCGGAAGAGTTGGCTGTTTCTGGGCGTGATACGAAAGCTGGTTGGGTATACGCCCAAAAATTAGGTTTGCCGGTTATCGTTAAACCGAATAGCGGTAGTCAGGGCATGGGAGTTGCGCTTGTGTATCGGAAGTCAGAATTTTTCCGAGCCATGAAAATTATTTTTAAGAAAGATCGAGTAGCCATCGTTCAGCGGCCGGTTTCTGGAAAAGATTACCGACTCGTGGTGCTCGATGATCGAGTGATTTCAGCCTACGAAAGAATTCCGTTGAGTGTCCTCGGTGATGGCAAATCTTCAATTAAAAAACTTTTACTTTTTAAACAAAAAAAATTTGCCGCTTCGAGTCGCGATACCAAAATTAAAATTGATGATCCGCGAATTTTAGAAAAATTGAAACGCCAAGGGCTACGTTTCCAGTCTGTACTCGCTCAAGGTGAAAGGATTTTTCTTTTGGATAACGCCAATCTTTCTACCGGAGGTGATTCAGTTGATGTGACTGCAAATGTTCATCCAGAATTTAGAAAGATCGCGATACAATTAACGAAAGACATGGGTCTTCGGTTGTGTGGCGTTGACCTCATGATCGAAGGAGATATTACACAAGCACCCGCTCGGTACTTTGTTTTAGAAATCAACGCGGCGCCGGGCCTTGATCATTACGCCAAATCTGGAAAAGTTCAGGAGAAGATTGTTGAGGATCTGTATCTTGAAGTTTTGAAATCAATGGAAAAGTAGCTCAAGAAAAATGTATGGAAGTGAGAGATAAAATTCTAGCCATCTGTATCGGAGGATTTATTACTGGAGTTTTGGTGCGATCGTTCGTTGATTTTAGTATTTATTTTTCTTGTTTCTTTTTGGTTATTGGTTTAGCACTTTTTCTTCAGGCAAAATTTGAAAATGGGCAATCCGGTTTCAGGCGATTTTCACTGGGCTTGTTTATTTTGGCCACTGGTCTCGGCATGCTTCGCTTTGACGTGTCCGAATTTAAAACTACCAATCCTATTCTTGAAAACCACCTGAGTGAACGGGTGACACTGACAGGCACGATCGTCGATGAGCCGGACGAGAGAGCCGATTCTAATCGGCTGACCGTAAAACTCGAAAACTTTTTGACTGGAGATGTTGCAACTCCAATTTTTTCTAAAGCACTTTTGGTTGCTGATTTATATCCTCAATTTCAATATGGTGACGCAGTAGAATTTTCTGGTCAGTTGGAGAAACCGAAAAATTTCGCCGATCCATCGGGGAAAATTTTTGATTACCAAAATTATTTGGCGAAAGAAGGAATTTACTACCAAGTGAATCGGCCAAAAATTACCCTCATAAAATCCGATCAGGGAAATTTTGTTGTTTCAAAACTTTTCGATTTAAAACATGCTTTTTTGAACCAGATTAGCAAGCTCATTCCTGAGCCAGACGCTTCGCTTTTAGGAGGCTTAGTTGTTGGGGCTAAACATGCGCTCGGTCAAAATTTGCTCGATGATTTTCGCCGCGCGGGCGTCATTCATATCGTTGTGCTTTCTGGGTACAACATTACGATTGTGGCAGAGTCGATTATCGGATTTTTCAGTTTTCTGCCAAAATATTTAGGTCAAAGTTTCGGGGCGCTTGGCATTATCCTTTTCGCGATTATGACTGGCGGATCAGCGACGGTCGTACGGTCTTCGCTTATGGCACTTCTCGTCATTGTTGCTCGAACCACTGGTCGACAATACAACATTACCCGCGCGCTTTTATTTGCGGGACTTTTCATGGTGTTTCAAAATCCCAAAATTTTAGTTTTTGATTCATCGTTCCAATTAAGTTTCGCCTCAACCCTTGCCCTGATCTATGTTTCTCCTATTTTTGAAAAGCGATTTTTATTTGTGACCGAAAAATTTGGCTTGCGCGCGATTTTAGTTTCGACGCTCTCGACTCAAATTTTTGTTCTGCCGATGTTGTTGTACAAAATGGGGCAACTTAGCTTGGTTGCCTTGCCGGTTAACATTTTAATTTTATCTGCCATTCCAGCTACCATGTTGTTCGGGTTTCTTGCCGGTGTCATCGGATTTATTTCAAGCGTCTTGGCGTTTCCGTTTGCTACTGTTGCTTACGGACTACTCGAATATGAGCTCAGAGTCGTCGAATTTTTTGCTCATCTACCATTTTCCTCCGTTGCTATCGCTGGATTTCCCCTCTGGCTGGCCGTATTTGCCTACCTTGTATACTTGTGGGGGATTGTATTTTTGTCTAAAAAAACTACTGGCAAAAAGCCAAGGGATTTGCTATCATAAGAGCTTAGACAGTACTCCTTTTTTGATCTATGAAAAATCCTCTTACTATCGAGGGATACCTCAATGCAATTCGAACTCTCCCTCATAGCGAGTGGAGTGTTTCAATAGTTGGGAAATGTGTTTACCTCAAGAGAATTTCTACTGGGGAATTATTTTTCCCTCTTGGGGCGATATATTTTCAACGCACGGGTAAGAAGCCTCTGAGTCAAGCTGCTCTATTTCAGCTTCATCTCACGAATCATTTTCGGATGTCCCAGCCGGACTTTCTGGAGATTCGCTACGCTGAAATGGGTTTCCCCTGCGCTCGGGCTCGATGTCCACAATTACGGAGGCGCATCTTGCGCGCCTGCCTGTGGCTCAAGCCACGAATTGTGTTTATTGTCAGCCCGAGGAGTTTTACTACACGACTAACCAGAGCTGCGTGAGCGATGGTTAGTTTTTATTTTTCACTACTATTTAGCTTTTGTGTAATTCTCTTCAATCACAGACCAATTTAGATTTGAAAAAAAATCTTCTATGTATGCTTTTTTTCCGCTTGGCTGGTAGTCCGCCACAAACGAATGTTCCCACATATCAAGTCCTAGAATGAGCGCGCAGTTTTGGAGTTGTCCCAAGTGTTGTTCATCAATCCAGGCATTCAAAAGTTCGCCGCTTGATCTGTCGTAGTACAGCATTGCCCAGCCAATACCGCGAGTCATGGCAATAGCTTTAAATTCTGCAAGCCAAAGCTCAAATGAACCCCACTTTTCCTCAATGGCTTTTTTCAATGAACTGGAGCCGAGCGGACTCGAACTACCTTCAAGACTTTTAAAATAAACTTCGTGGTTTCTCATGCCGTTAAATTCAAATCCAAATCGGCGCATCACTTCGCCCAAGGCGTAAGCGTTTCTTGCCCCGAGCGGGGTCGAGGGGTCTGCGTCTTTTTTCAATTCCTCTACTTTTTCCAAGACCAAATTGGCGTGTTTGACGTAGCCTGCGTAGAGTTTCAAATGTTCCTCAATGGTTTTTTTAGAAATGCCTTTTAGTTCTGGAATGGTAAATTTTTGTTCTTCAAATTTTTTCATGGTTGTAAGTAATTTTATAATAATTTGATTATAGCACGCTTGCCCTGTCCGTTGACTTATTGTGTGAAGAGACTACTCTTAATGTAGTAGTTGCGTTGAAAATTCGTCCTTCGACTCGATGAAAATGAAAATATTTCCCAGTGGCGCTCAATGGCTCGATGTATACCGGCGCGTGTTTTGGTACACTGCGATTTCGGCCTTTATGGTTTTTTTCTTTTGGCGCTGGCACTTTCGTTATACGGGTGGCCGTGAGCTCAATGCTTCCGGTTTGCCTCGAGCATTCGATTCGCTCGCTCTGGCGCTGTGGGTTTTCGTTTTGTTGCTTCAGGCTCGGTTTGCGTACTACGTCCATACTTTACCAGAAGCCACAAACAATTTGCTCATCAGGGTGGCGTACCATTTGAGAGCAGCAACCAATCTCTATCTCATTTCAGGCGGGCTTATTTTGGCGATTTGGAATGTATGGAATGGAGTTGATTTGCAAGAGGTGGCTTGGAATGGCTGTGCAATCTTGCTGTGTTCTTTGTTGATTTTCGGAGTGTTTTCCATCACCATAGGAATTCTTCGCCTGCTTGCGTGGCGATATCCGCGACAAAGATACCTCTGTCAAAGAAAGATTTTCTAACTACCCTCGTTTATCGGGGGTTTTTAATATATAAAAAAATCGCAGAAAGTTTCTGCGATTTTGCGAATGTGGCCTGTTCTCAATCAACGAAGGACGACGGAATTATCGGCATCGGCGGGCACCTGCTTTCCACAAAGGTTCTGTATACGCACAGGGTGGAGTATGCCACAGCTGCCGAAAAAACCCCAGCGATTGTCACATTTGAAACGTAGGAGGAATTGCTCGGCATGACAATTGGCATCACTTCGAACTTCACCCTTTCCTCCATGAGGTTGTTCGTCTGATTCCAGTACGTTGTGATTTTCAGGGTTACACCGACGGGTGATTCTTCGGGGGTGTCGAAGTGGCTTTCTGGCGCAAGATGGAGCATTTGCCTATATTCCGATTGCCTAAAAATCAACCAGAGATCTTTAGTTTTATCTCCGATCGGCGCCGCCAGCGTCAGAAGGACGTCATTCTCGCGCCGTTTGACTGGGCATTTTCGATTGCGGAGTTTTTGAAACAAGGCAAAGGGGAGCGTGATAAGTTTCTGGGGTGTATTCATTATGTGCAGAGGGAGGTTTTCTTGCCACAGCTTATTAAATTAGGCCTTCAAAGGCAAGTTTTAAATGTAACGGACCATTTTCTTTTTAATGCTACAATTTTCTGATGCAAAGGGTTCGTGAAAATGCGCGCGTGTATTTGTTAGTGGCGCTTTTTGTTGCAACTTGTTGTATCTGGTTTGCGGTCTTTCACGAAAGCCGCGGGAATATTTTAAAAATCGCAATGTTGGATATCGGTCAAGGTGACGCGATTTTTATTGAAGCGCCGAATGGCAATCAAATGCTTATTGATGGTGGGCCGCCGAAAACTGTTCTCTCGGCGCTTCGAAAGGTGATGCCGTTTTATGATCGCTCGATTGATATGCTCATGGTGACCAATCCTGACGCGGATCACATGGCCGGATTTATCGATGTGCTAAAAAGTTTTAAAGTGGGGGAAGTGATTGAGCCGGGAACAAATTCACCTTCGGCGACCTATGCTGAACTCGAAAGAACAATTAAAGAGAAAAAAGTGCCGCAAGTTGTGGCGCGGCGTGGTGAAATAATTTGGCTCGATAAAAAAGCTGGCGTTGGATTCTACGTACTTTTCCCCGACCGAGACATTTTAGGATTAGCGACTAATGACGGTTCGATTGTCGGGCGGCTTGTCTACGGAAACACGTCGGTGATGTTTACAGGGGACTCACCTTCAAATATCGAGCATTACTTGGTCGCGCTCGACGGAGAAAAATTAAAAAGCGATGTTTTAAAGGTCGGCCATCACGGTTCGCGAACTTCTACCTCGGAAGAATTTGTCGGGGTTGTTGATCCAACGATGGCGATCATTTCAGATGGGAAGGATAATAAATATGGACACCCGCATCAGGAAACTTTGGATACGCTCGAAAAATTTGGCGTGAAAGTTTTTCGCACTGATCAGGTTGGGACGATTATTTTAAAATCGGATGGGGAGACGATTAGAAGGGAATAGGAGATAGAAAATAAAAAATCCCCCGCCGCGCAAAGCGCGGCGGGGGATTTTTTCATTCTTGAATCTTTAATCGTGAATCCTGATTCTGTTTAAATAAGGCCGGCTTTTTTGAGAGTTTGATACGCTCCGTTCTTGTTGATAGTTTTGATTGCTTCAGTTGAGATAGTCAATCGAATGCTCTTTTTAAGTTCAGGAATATAGATCTTCTTTTTTTGAAGATTTGGGTATTTGCGAGTCATGCCGGTAGGATTAAACTGCGTAGCACGAGTGCGGTTGCTGTACCCTCCACCCATTCGGGTTCCTTTTTTAGTTATGGGGCAAATGTTGGCCATTGAAATACAGGGTTTAGGGTACAGGGTGAAGGGTTTAGTTTTCCGAATTCGGTCTAGACCCTAACCCCTACACCCTTCTTATAATTAGTTTCGCTATGCTATCATATTCTTACATTTATGCAAATAGATATTGTCTTCCCAATTTTACTTCTGATTATGTCGATCGTCATACACGAAGTAAGTCACGGGTACGCCGCAGAAGCCTTGGGCGATCCGACTGCTCGTTACGCAGGACGACTCACCCTAAACCCGATTGCTCACCTTGAGCTCGTGGGTTCAATTATTGTGCCGATTATCACTGCTCTTGTTCCTCCGCACATGGTGTTTGGCTGGGCCAAACCGGTGCCGGTCAATCCCTACAATTTAAAAAACCAAAGATGGGGAGAGGTTTTGGTTTCTGCCGCCGGACCAGCATCGAATTTAGCCATCGCT harbors:
- a CDS encoding HIT family protein, giving the protein MDCIFCKIISGELPSSKIYEDTDVLAFLDIKPINPGHALVIPKRHYESIHDTPDEVVSKMMIVAKKIAGSIQKNLGAEGVNIGMNNGKAAGQIVFHAHIHVMPRLSTDSFKLWNGKEYKTGERESVAEKIKKTL
- the recJ gene encoding single-stranded-DNA-specific exonuclease RecJ → MKKYLVRENKGTTLLDHLLFHRGVVSPDSTQAFLNPDYSKHIHDPFLMKGIDVAVGRILEAVEKKEKIIIYSDYDTDGIPAGVILHDFFKKIGFANFSNYIPHRHNEGFGLNIEAIEGFAKDEAKILITLDCGTGDFDQVARANELGIDVIIVDHHLPVGKLPEAFAILNPKQQGCEYPDKNLCGAGVTFKLIQALITKMTGSPSTSLGATALTRGWEKWLLDMVAIATLSDMVPLVGENRLFAYYGMMVLKKSPRAGLVKLLSKLKVNQKHLTEEDVGFTIGPRINAASRMGVPMDAFKLLSTTDESEADALADHLNEINDERKGTVAALAKEIKKIVRERYPSNSSGQATEKSNQVMVIGNPLWKPALLGLAANTCANEYQCPVFLWGRDGDDVIKGSCRSAEKANLVELMTGASAGTFLQFGGHAFSGGFSVANDKIHTLEEELNRAYVAASSAADLAATTPVDWQFALEDVNWDTYRTIEKLAPFGTGNPKPLFIFRDVTPSEVKHFGKEKNHLELVFHNQVGKKISAITFFKTSSDWGREVVAGKLVSLVATFEKSMFKNFPELRLRIVDIV
- a CDS encoding ribonuclease H → MNLESKITIFTDGSSRGNPGPGGFGAIVVFPNDNREIHDSRFMIQEVGGREAHTTNNRMELQAAIAALSFVSTLTPKPYTLLVYSDSSYVINGITKWVFGWQKNGWITATKKEVENRDLWERLAELTRNYAGQTRNKIEWKQVAGHVGVAGNERCDVIATEFADGKNPTLYQGSLAEYPIKGVLNLYDISYKKLETKKISRSHQKATAYSYVSLVDGTVLVHKTWAECEARVKGKKAKYKKVLSSEEEKDLVDLWRKN
- a CDS encoding cyanophycin synthetase — its product is MKNKNLTPLLGKVLQKIAPRIGAKVFMEPRWNIVGQIIFKSGRKRYFRYSSLDLNSLGASEIAKDKDYANFFLKKMGYPIVPGSKTFFSDQFAEELAVSGRDTKAGWVYAQKLGLPVIVKPNSGSQGMGVALVYRKSEFFRAMKIIFKKDRVAIVQRPVSGKDYRLVVLDDRVISAYERIPLSVLGDGKSSIKKLLLFKQKKFAASSRDTKIKIDDPRILEKLKRQGLRFQSVLAQGERIFLLDNANLSTGGDSVDVTANVHPEFRKIAIQLTKDMGLRLCGVDLMIEGDITQAPARYFVLEINAAPGLDHYAKSGKVQEKIVEDLYLEVLKSMEK
- a CDS encoding ComEC/Rec2 family competence protein, whose product is MEVRDKILAICIGGFITGVLVRSFVDFSIYFSCFFLVIGLALFLQAKFENGQSGFRRFSLGLFILATGLGMLRFDVSEFKTTNPILENHLSERVTLTGTIVDEPDERADSNRLTVKLENFLTGDVATPIFSKALLVADLYPQFQYGDAVEFSGQLEKPKNFADPSGKIFDYQNYLAKEGIYYQVNRPKITLIKSDQGNFVVSKLFDLKHAFLNQISKLIPEPDASLLGGLVVGAKHALGQNLLDDFRRAGVIHIVVLSGYNITIVAESIIGFFSFLPKYLGQSFGALGIILFAIMTGGSATVVRSSLMALLVIVARTTGRQYNITRALLFAGLFMVFQNPKILVFDSSFQLSFASTLALIYVSPIFEKRFLFVTEKFGLRAILVSTLSTQIFVLPMLLYKMGQLSLVALPVNILILSAIPATMLFGFLAGVIGFISSVLAFPFATVAYGLLEYELRVVEFFAHLPFSSVAIAGFPLWLAVFAYLVYLWGIVFLSKKTTGKKPRDLLS
- a CDS encoding Fe-Mn family superoxide dismutase codes for the protein MKKFEEQKFTIPELKGISKKTIEEHLKLYAGYVKHANLVLEKVEELKKDADPSTPLGARNAYALGEVMRRFGFEFNGMRNHEVYFKSLEGSSSPLGSSSLKKAIEEKWGSFELWLAEFKAIAMTRGIGWAMLYYDRSSGELLNAWIDEQHLGQLQNCALILGLDMWEHSFVADYQPSGKKAYIEDFFSNLNWSVIEENYTKAK
- a CDS encoding ComEC/Rec2 family competence protein translates to MLDIGQGDAIFIEAPNGNQMLIDGGPPKTVLSALRKVMPFYDRSIDMLMVTNPDADHMAGFIDVLKSFKVGEVIEPGTNSPSATYAELERTIKEKKVPQVVARRGEIIWLDKKAGVGFYVLFPDRDILGLATNDGSIVGRLVYGNTSVMFTGDSPSNIEHYLVALDGEKLKSDVLKVGHHGSRTSTSEEFVGVVDPTMAIISDGKDNKYGHPHQETLDTLEKFGVKVFRTDQVGTIILKSDGETIRRE
- a CDS encoding bL28 family ribosomal protein → MANICPITKKGTRMGGGYSNRTRATQFNPTGMTRKYPNLQKKKIYIPELKKSIRLTISTEAIKTINKNGAYQTLKKAGLI
- a CDS encoding site-2 protease family protein, translating into MQIDIVFPILLLIMSIVIHEVSHGYAAEALGDPTARYAGRLTLNPIAHLELVGSIIVPIITALVPPHMVFGWAKPVPVNPYNLKNQRWGEVLVSAAGPASNLAIAIIFGLLIRFDVIYQFLPVTFASPVVTLVYINLLLAVFNLVPIAPLDGSKILFGFFPARLFHIRNWIESHSLIILIFFILFLWQFVDPLITFLFRLITGL